A window of the Planococcus citri chromosome 4, ihPlaCitr1.1, whole genome shotgun sequence genome harbors these coding sequences:
- the LOC135844330 gene encoding uncharacterized protein LOC135844330 produces MLYFYTTMRISIFIWLQLTDIFSTQEIRLQNDITQQLNAWIPSIFEINDKNATDIICISLNRHRLKRFEDLHTKFYFVNIYFHIKHKKNKASQILWKFQENNIMAFFEKLNFEMNLRAKVPLGNSTIISDANIYPTFNNFTFTAIASYTDDDSKITYNISNITHSGIDSWQQNEWWNPDLTNPDKNQLEVEIKRAAPTILQQILNNNQNFSGKLDEIFQVYEKSRKEIISTYADFSNNSQKYFYHIPQIPLFCFTLKHIVISGLTNFESYEVGRGISGNFVHSLLVRNIQGTLSLDYGFENEPDLDLRFQIDRFTLSKKHGTADDVHGQAKYYKVTRTKSNILLSDRHSEVIMNRLESALATALLSLNKAWKACDIECEIGQIEITNSSDWRTIVEKYSDWIPFNQVDETLK; encoded by the exons ATGTTATATTTTTACACCACAATgaggatttcaattttcatctggCTTCAACTGACAG ACATTTTCTCAACGCAAGAAATACGTTTGCAAAACGACATCACACAGCAATTAAACGCGTGGATTCCCAGCATATTTGAAATAAACGACAAAAATGCCACAGATATAATCTGCATCTCACTAAACCGCCACAGACTGAAGAGATTCGAGGACTTGCACACAAAATTCTACTTcgtgaatatttattttcacataaaacataaaaaaaacaaagcttcGCAAATTCTTTGGAAATTCCAAGAAAACAATATT AtggcatttttcgaaaaactcaaCTTCGAAATGAATCTACGAGCAAAGGTCCCATTGGGGAATAGCACGATAATTTCAGATGCTAATATATACCCTACATTCAATAATTTCACATTCACCGCTATCGCCTCGTACACAGATGACGATTCCAAAATCACCTACAATATCAGTAATATCACACACAGCGGTATCGACAGCTGGCAACAGAATGAATGGTGGAATCCAGATCTGACAAATCCGGACAAAAACCAACTCGAGGTAGAAATCAAACGAGCTGCGCCAACTATTTTACAACAAATTCTAaacaataaccaaaatttctctggcaaacttgatgaaattttccaagtatACGAGAAGTCCAGAAAAGAAATAATATCGACGTATGCGGATTTCTCGAACAACTCGCAAAAGTATTTTTACCACATACCGCAAATTCCTTTATTCTGTTTCACCCTAAAACATATCGTTATCAGTGGTCTGACGAATTTCGAATCGTATGAAGTTGGTAGAGGGATCTCTGGAAATTTCGTACATAGCTTGCTCGTGAGAAACATTCAAGGGACATTGAGTTTGGATTACGGATTTGAAAACGAACCAGATTTAGACCTGCGTTTCCAAATCGATCGCTttactttatcaaaaaaacatgGAACTGCAGATGACGTTCATGGGCAGGCTAAATATTACAAAGTAACCAGAACAAAATCGAACATCTTGTTGAGTGATCGTCATTCGGAAGTGATTATGAATAGATTGGAATCAGCTTTGGCTACTGCATTATTATCATTAAATAAAG CTTGGAAGGCATGTGATATTGAATGCGAAATTGgccaaattgaaattacaaattcatCTGACTGGAGAACAATTGTGGAAAAATATAGTGATTGGATTCCATTTAATCAGGTTGATGAAACTTTAAAATAA
- the LOC135843127 gene encoding uncharacterized protein LOC135843127 isoform X2 encodes MSYFYTTVKISVFIWLQLTGIFSTQQIHMENDITTHLNAWVSTIFAIDGINALDIICDELKGYNFKVFGKYFLTIYIMVSQTPTRNTALQMVWNFKENNTIAFFEKLDLVIWRLPMGGPARKSDAEIYPTYNNFTISADVGPYTEDDLKINCNITYSSMDNWSDIPWNRIGLPVEDGEGDRLEEEIRRDLPTILQEGLNYNENFTNKLYQVFQEAYEKPRKEIISTYPDFSGNSQKYYYHIPQIPLFCFTLKRIVISGLTNFESYGVVRDTYGNFTFTHSLLIRNVQGTMILDYGFENEPNLDLHFQIDRFILSKNEKIDCIRGQAEYYKVTRTKANVVLSDRHSELGRHVILNVKLAKLKLQLHLTGERLKKCTAIGFHLVNQVDDEL; translated from the exons atgtcatatttttacACCACCGTGAAGATTTCAGTTTTCATCTGGCTCCAACTGACAG GCATTTTTTCAACGCAGCAAATACATATGGAAAACGATATTACAACACATTTGAACGCGTGGGTTTCGACAATATTTGCCATAGACGGCATAAACGCCTTAGATATAATTTGCGATGAACTAAAAGGCTACAATTTTAAAGTATTCGGGAAatactttttgactatttatATAATGGTTAGCCAAACGCCCACACGAAATACAGCTTTGCAAATGGTTTGgaatttcaaagaaaacaaTACC attgcattttttgaaaaacttgacttGGTGATTTGGAGGTTACCAATGGGCGGCCCCGCGAGAAAATCAGATGCTGAAATATATCCCACGtataataatttcacaataagTGCCGACGTTGGGCCGTACACAGAAGAcgatttaaaaatcaactgcaATATCACATACAGTAGTATGGACAACTGGAGCGATATTCCATGGAACCGCATAGGTTTACCAGTTGAAGATGGAGAGGGAGATCGACTAGAAGAAGAAATCAGAAGAGATTTGCCAACGATTTTACAAGAAGGGTTAAactataatgaaaatttcactaaTAAACTTTATCAAGTTTTCCAAGAAGCGTACGAGAAGCCCAGAAAAGAAATCATATCAACGTATCCGGATTTCTCGGGCAACTCGCAAAAGTATTACTACCACATACCGCAAATCCCTTTATTCTGCTTCACTTTAAAACGTATCGTTATCAGTGGTCTGACGAATTTCGAATCGTATGGAGTTGTTCGTGACACATATGGAAATTTCACTTTCACACACAGCTTGCTCATAAGAAACGTTCAAGGGACAATGATTTTGGATTATGgatttgaaaatgaaccaaatttagACCTGCATTTCCAAATCGATCGctttattttatcgaaaaacgaaaaaattgattgcattCGTGGGCAGGCTGAATATTACAAAGTAACCAGAACAAAAGCAAACGTCGTGTTGAGCGATCGTCACTCGGAG CTTGGAAGACATGTGATATTGAACGTGAAATTGgccaaattgaaattacaacTGCATCTGACTGGGgaacgattaaaaaaatgtacagcGATTGGGTTCCATTTAGTTAATCAAGTTGATGATGAACTTTGA
- the LOC135843127 gene encoding uncharacterized protein LOC135843127 isoform X1: MSYFYTTVKISVFIWLQLTGIFSTQQIHMENDITTHLNAWVSTIFAIDGINALDIICDELKGYNFKVFGKYFLTIYIMVSQTPTRNTALQMVWNFKENNTIAFFEKLDLVIWRLPMGGPARKSDAEIYPTYNNFTISADVGPYTEDDLKINCNITYSSMDNWSDIPWNRIGLPVEDGEGDRLEEEIRRDLPTILQEGLNYNENFTNKLYQVFQEAYEKPRKEIISTYPDFSGNSQKYYYHIPQIPLFCFTLKRIVISGLTNFESYGVVRDTYGNFTFTHSLLIRNVQGTMILDYGFENEPNLDLHFQIDRFILSKNEKIDCIRGQAEYYKVTRTKANVVLSDRHSEVIMNRLGSALASALLSSDKAWKTCDIEREIGQIEITTASDWGTIKKMYSDWVPFS, encoded by the exons atgtcatatttttacACCACCGTGAAGATTTCAGTTTTCATCTGGCTCCAACTGACAG GCATTTTTTCAACGCAGCAAATACATATGGAAAACGATATTACAACACATTTGAACGCGTGGGTTTCGACAATATTTGCCATAGACGGCATAAACGCCTTAGATATAATTTGCGATGAACTAAAAGGCTACAATTTTAAAGTATTCGGGAAatactttttgactatttatATAATGGTTAGCCAAACGCCCACACGAAATACAGCTTTGCAAATGGTTTGgaatttcaaagaaaacaaTACC attgcattttttgaaaaacttgacttGGTGATTTGGAGGTTACCAATGGGCGGCCCCGCGAGAAAATCAGATGCTGAAATATATCCCACGtataataatttcacaataagTGCCGACGTTGGGCCGTACACAGAAGAcgatttaaaaatcaactgcaATATCACATACAGTAGTATGGACAACTGGAGCGATATTCCATGGAACCGCATAGGTTTACCAGTTGAAGATGGAGAGGGAGATCGACTAGAAGAAGAAATCAGAAGAGATTTGCCAACGATTTTACAAGAAGGGTTAAactataatgaaaatttcactaaTAAACTTTATCAAGTTTTCCAAGAAGCGTACGAGAAGCCCAGAAAAGAAATCATATCAACGTATCCGGATTTCTCGGGCAACTCGCAAAAGTATTACTACCACATACCGCAAATCCCTTTATTCTGCTTCACTTTAAAACGTATCGTTATCAGTGGTCTGACGAATTTCGAATCGTATGGAGTTGTTCGTGACACATATGGAAATTTCACTTTCACACACAGCTTGCTCATAAGAAACGTTCAAGGGACAATGATTTTGGATTATGgatttgaaaatgaaccaaatttagACCTGCATTTCCAAATCGATCGctttattttatcgaaaaacgaaaaaattgattgcattCGTGGGCAGGCTGAATATTACAAAGTAACCAGAACAAAAGCAAACGTCGTGTTGAGCGATCGTCACTCGGAGGTGATTATGAATAGACTGGGATCAGCTTTGGCTTCTGCATTATTATCATCGGATAAAG CTTGGAAGACATGTGATATTGAACGTGAAATTGgccaaattgaaattacaacTGCATCTGACTGGGgaacgattaaaaaaatgtacagcGATTGGGTTCCATTTAGTTAA